One segment of Verrucomicrobiia bacterium DNA contains the following:
- a CDS encoding DNA-3-methyladenine glycosylase, whose protein sequence is MEELVPHLLQGATHAAPLLLGTLLVHDSPEGRTSGRIVEVEAYHQGDPASHTFRGQTPRNASMFKSAGHLYVYFTYGMHWCANIVAGKEGSGEGILIRALEPLDGILLMQERRGTEKLTLLCSGPARAAQAMGISKIHDGTWLGNGPLRLEGVPNSQPYLSGPRIGISQGAHEPLRFWLPNSPHLSRR, encoded by the coding sequence ATGGAAGAACTGGTCCCCCACCTTTTGCAAGGCGCTACCCATGCCGCTCCCCTTTTACTAGGTACCCTGCTAGTGCATGACTCCCCCGAGGGACGCACCTCTGGACGCATTGTTGAGGTTGAAGCGTACCACCAGGGCGACCCCGCCTCGCACACCTTTCGCGGCCAGACACCGCGGAACGCCTCCATGTTTAAAAGTGCGGGTCACCTTTACGTGTACTTCACGTACGGCATGCACTGGTGCGCCAACATTGTGGCCGGCAAGGAAGGCAGTGGGGAAGGCATTCTCATCCGGGCGTTGGAACCCTTGGACGGGATCCTTCTCATGCAAGAGCGGCGAGGCACGGAGAAACTCACCCTCCTCTGCTCAGGTCCGGCACGGGCAGCCCAAGCCATGGGCATTAGCAAAATTCACGACGGAACATGGTTGGGTAACGGACCACTCAGGTTGGAAGGGGTGCCAAATAGCCAACCATACTTGTCAGGGCCACGCATTGGCATCAGCCAAGGAGCACATGAACCTCTCCGCTTTTGGCTCCCCAATTCACCCCACCTCTCCCGGCGCTAG
- the atpB gene encoding F0F1 ATP synthase subunit A, which translates to MSVLISIAAEPVFHLGHLTVTNSMLTAAGVSLFLVIVALLVRLSLRKIPKTGQSIFELIYGFLVDSAESVTGNRNVARDLFPFVVTAFIFIVASNWFGLIPGVGSIGVHALHHGEEVLVPIVRAPTSDLNTVLALALCSVLYVQYLAIKYRGVKSYVGTFINFSSPINFFVGILELLSEILRVISYSFRLFGNVFAGEVLIAILLFLTATLAPILPILPLPFYALELFVGAVQGIVFCFLTIVFAGIATADHGGHGDSHAEPAVSK; encoded by the coding sequence ATGTCAGTCCTCATCTCTATCGCCGCTGAACCTGTATTCCACCTCGGCCACCTCACCGTGACCAACAGCATGCTCACTGCTGCCGGCGTTAGTCTTTTCCTTGTCATCGTTGCGCTGCTCGTCCGCCTTTCTCTCCGGAAAATCCCTAAGACCGGCCAGAGCATCTTTGAACTCATCTACGGCTTCCTTGTAGATTCAGCGGAAAGTGTGACCGGTAACCGCAATGTAGCCCGCGACCTCTTCCCCTTTGTTGTCACGGCTTTCATTTTTATTGTCGCCTCAAACTGGTTTGGGCTTATCCCCGGAGTAGGCAGCATTGGTGTACATGCACTGCACCATGGCGAAGAAGTGCTGGTACCTATTGTCAGGGCCCCCACCTCAGACCTCAACACCGTACTGGCCCTAGCGCTCTGCAGCGTACTGTACGTCCAGTACCTGGCTATTAAGTACCGTGGCGTGAAAAGCTACGTTGGCACCTTCATCAACTTCTCCAGCCCCATCAATTTCTTTGTGGGTATCCTGGAGCTCCTCTCAGAGATCCTCCGCGTCATCTCCTACTCCTTCCGTCTCTTTGGGAACGTATTCGCCGGTGAGGTACTCATTGCCATCCTCCTCTTCCTTACCGCCACCCTCGCCCCCATTCTCCCTATCTTGCCGCTCCCCTTTTACGCCCTTGAACTCTTTGTGGGTGCGGTGCAGGGTATTGTCTTTTGCTTCCTTACGATTGTCTTTGCTGGAATTGCCACCGCCGATCACGGGGGTCATGGCGATTCACACGCAGAGCCAGCCGTGAGTAAGTAA
- the atpE gene encoding ATP synthase F0 subunit C, translated as MEPEVARLLASAFAIAAGVFGPAIAIGMIGSKGLDSIGRNPETENAVRNTMVLAIVFAESLAIFALVIALIIKFV; from the coding sequence ATGGAACCAGAAGTCGCACGTTTACTAGCATCCGCCTTTGCCATTGCTGCAGGCGTATTTGGGCCAGCTATCGCCATCGGTATGATTGGTAGCAAGGGCCTCGATTCTATTGGGCGCAACCCAGAAACCGAGAACGCAGTCCGCAACACCATGGTTCTTGCCATCGTATTCGCTGAGTCCTTGGCTATCTTCGCCCTCGTTATCGCGCTTATCATCAAGTTCGTCTAA